A genomic stretch from Telmatocola sphagniphila includes:
- a CDS encoding M28 family peptidase, with protein sequence MLKQMSLSLGLCLSLGGFLSAQDTAATVQKAVVERMKTDIFYLAGPECEGRGVETQGINKAADYIANSFKSFGLKPGLPDGSYFQPFKIGGSYKQSAPSTVKITGPGGKELSMTNVNFSVAGMSGPGKIQPTDIVFVGYGISRDEKYDDYAGVDVAGKVVVVMRRTPMYEKKDTPFPQMLAALTNKVTTAENHKAALIAFVNNKESGGENDELINYADARGATPSDIPVIHLKRSTVDAFLAGSGKTLSQIEDKIEKELKPVSFAVKDWKLEATVPLEVVRAPIAVKNVIGVLEGAGPLANETVVIGAHYDHLGRGEPGSLMRGSKDIHWGADDNGSGTTSVIELARRFGAMKDRQGRRMVFMTFSGEERGLLGSAHYCKHPIFPLKDTVAMINLDMVGRLSGIDGKNKLEIGGVGTAKEFAGLISKLNEKYKFPIQTTSTGNGPSDHQSFNQKNVPVFFFFTGLHAEYHRPLDKPELINLEGMKKICDMVEDLAKELTTEKDRPIYIQVGGSFNVQGNSRGPSIGLIPDAKAYDDAADNGGVPVEGARKDSPAEKAGLRQGDLIVEVAGKPVKNITAYMGEMNKAKRGEPLEITVSRDGKKVILKVELPK encoded by the coding sequence ATGCTGAAACAGATGAGCTTATCCCTGGGCCTGTGCCTTAGCCTCGGAGGTTTCCTCTCGGCTCAGGACACGGCGGCCACGGTCCAAAAGGCCGTGGTGGAGCGAATGAAGACCGATATTTTCTACCTCGCCGGTCCCGAATGCGAAGGGCGCGGGGTCGAAACCCAGGGAATTAACAAGGCCGCCGACTACATCGCCAACAGCTTCAAAAGCTTCGGCCTGAAGCCCGGCCTGCCCGATGGCAGCTACTTCCAGCCCTTCAAAATCGGCGGCAGCTACAAACAGTCAGCGCCCAGCACCGTCAAGATCACCGGCCCGGGCGGCAAAGAACTGTCGATGACCAACGTCAACTTCAGCGTCGCCGGCATGAGCGGCCCCGGCAAAATCCAGCCGACCGACATCGTGTTCGTCGGCTACGGCATCAGCCGGGACGAAAAGTACGACGACTATGCCGGTGTCGATGTGGCCGGTAAAGTCGTCGTGGTCATGCGTCGCACTCCCATGTATGAGAAGAAGGATACGCCCTTCCCTCAAATGCTGGCAGCGCTCACCAATAAGGTGACCACGGCCGAAAATCACAAAGCCGCTCTGATTGCCTTCGTGAACAATAAAGAAAGCGGCGGCGAAAATGACGAGTTGATCAATTACGCCGATGCTCGAGGAGCAACTCCCTCGGATATCCCGGTGATTCACCTCAAGCGATCCACGGTCGATGCATTCCTTGCCGGCTCGGGTAAAACGCTTTCCCAGATCGAAGACAAGATTGAAAAAGAATTGAAACCGGTGAGCTTTGCGGTCAAGGACTGGAAACTCGAAGCGACTGTTCCATTGGAAGTGGTTCGCGCTCCAATCGCCGTCAAAAACGTCATCGGCGTTCTGGAAGGGGCCGGCCCGCTCGCCAACGAAACGGTAGTCATCGGCGCCCACTACGATCACCTCGGACGGGGCGAACCCGGCAGCTTGATGCGCGGCAGCAAAGACATTCACTGGGGCGCGGACGACAACGGTTCTGGCACCACTAGCGTGATCGAACTGGCGCGCCGCTTCGGCGCTATGAAAGATCGCCAGGGTCGCCGTATGGTATTCATGACCTTTAGCGGTGAAGAACGGGGTCTGCTGGGTTCCGCCCACTACTGCAAGCACCCGATATTTCCCTTAAAGGATACTGTGGCCATGATCAATCTCGACATGGTCGGCCGTCTGTCTGGAATCGACGGCAAGAATAAGCTGGAAATCGGCGGCGTGGGCACCGCGAAAGAATTCGCTGGCCTGATCTCGAAGCTGAACGAAAAGTATAAGTTCCCGATTCAGACCACCTCGACGGGTAATGGTCCTTCCGATCACCAGAGTTTCAACCAGAAGAATGTTCCGGTTTTCTTCTTCTTCACAGGTCTGCATGCCGAGTATCATCGTCCGCTCGATAAGCCCGAACTGATCAACCTCGAAGGAATGAAGAAGATCTGCGATATGGTGGAAGACCTGGCCAAGGAATTGACCACCGAGAAAGATCGACCCATCTACATACAGGTCGGTGGAAGCTTTAACGTGCAAGGCAATTCCCGCGGTCCGAGCATCGGCTTGATTCCCGATGCTAAAGCTTATGACGATGCCGCAGATAACGGCGGTGTGCCTGTCGAAGGTGCTCGCAAGGATAGCCCGGCCGAAAAAGCCGGACTACGCCAGGGCGACTTGATCGTGGAAGTCGCCGGGAAGCCAGTCAAGAACATCACGGCGTACATGGGAGAAATGAACAAAGCTAAACGGGGTGAGCCGCTCGAAATTACCGTCTCGCGCGACGGTAAGAAGGTCATACTGAAAGTCGAACTGCCTAAGTAA
- a CDS encoding DUF58 domain-containing protein: MRWIFFAALILLTALVLQAGLLAFAMYVLLGLLLLSRWLAKEWITGLTAKRESRTLEPAEIGDKVEIKVKVKNSGRITVAWLLLEDLLPEKARRQKRFRLKGKAIKIAMLRAGKTAVLKYNILCEMRGLFQIGPTILETGDLFGLHRRHRIVTQPIFLMVYPKVLPLPKYNFASQRPIGEVNMAHRLFEDPTRHAGVRPYQIGDPLQRVHWRATARTGEIMCKVYDPTSLAGATILLDFHIDSYHKRGEPHRSELGVTAACSIAYAVSLLNQQVGLCTNGKDAADRVRLNVHIQEGEDTSTNSYETREEAKKEGAMQTSSDRLRPMVVETRRGIEQFQKIRETLARIELTDGLPFARMVFELIGRIPRDATIIALLGTVTPENANALGTLRRQGFAITVICLMMDESEETEKSIGRLYAEGIRDVRHLPNEEALSQLCEQSTFGGTPYSMAVAY; the protein is encoded by the coding sequence ATGCGCTGGATCTTCTTTGCGGCTCTTATCCTTTTGACGGCCCTGGTGCTGCAGGCCGGCCTGCTGGCCTTCGCCATGTACGTACTACTGGGGCTTCTGCTGCTGTCGCGCTGGCTGGCGAAAGAATGGATCACTGGGCTGACGGCGAAACGGGAAAGCCGCACGCTGGAACCGGCCGAAATCGGCGACAAAGTCGAGATCAAAGTTAAGGTGAAAAATAGCGGCCGGATCACCGTGGCCTGGTTGCTTCTCGAAGATTTACTGCCTGAAAAAGCCCGCCGGCAAAAACGCTTCCGACTCAAAGGCAAAGCCATCAAGATCGCAATGCTGCGGGCCGGTAAGACCGCCGTGCTGAAGTATAACATTTTGTGCGAAATGCGCGGGCTGTTTCAAATCGGGCCGACCATTCTGGAAACCGGGGATCTCTTCGGGCTGCATCGCCGGCATCGCATCGTCACCCAGCCGATATTTCTAATGGTCTATCCCAAGGTGCTGCCGCTGCCCAAGTACAACTTCGCTTCGCAGCGGCCGATTGGCGAAGTGAATATGGCCCATCGCCTTTTTGAAGATCCCACCCGCCATGCGGGTGTCCGGCCCTACCAGATCGGCGATCCGTTGCAGCGTGTGCACTGGCGGGCGACCGCCCGGACCGGCGAGATCATGTGCAAAGTGTACGATCCGACTTCGCTGGCCGGGGCCACCATTCTGCTCGACTTTCACATCGATAGCTATCACAAACGAGGCGAGCCGCACCGTTCGGAACTCGGTGTCACCGCCGCCTGTTCCATCGCCTACGCCGTGAGTCTTTTGAATCAGCAGGTCGGCCTCTGCACCAATGGCAAAGACGCCGCGGATCGCGTACGGCTGAATGTGCACATCCAGGAAGGGGAAGATACTTCCACCAACAGCTACGAAACCCGGGAAGAAGCCAAAAAGGAAGGGGCGATGCAGACCAGCAGCGATCGTCTCCGTCCGATGGTAGTGGAAACGCGCCGGGGGATTGAACAGTTTCAGAAAATCCGGGAAACTCTAGCCCGCATCGAACTGACCGATGGCCTGCCGTTCGCGCGCATGGTCTTTGAATTGATCGGTCGCATTCCCCGGGATGCCACCATCATTGCGCTGTTGGGAACCGTGACTCCCGAAAATGCCAACGCCCTCGGGACTTTGCGCCGCCAGGGTTTTGCCATCACGGTGATTTGTCTGATGATGGACGAGAGCGAGGAAACGGAAAAATCGATCGGTCGGCTCTACGCGGAAGGGATTCGGGACGTTCGCCATTTGCCCAATGAAGAGGCTCTCTCTCAACTGTGCGAACAAAGCACCTTCGGCGGCACGCCCTACAGCATGGCCGTGGCCTATTAA
- the dnaA gene encoding chromosomal replication initiator protein DnaA, translated as MLAPVPASPVSETLSAALIRRIGEDRYNFWFTGHTRIEREAGVLKIACRNPHSQEWLRSQFSEAIQEAAQDAFGEPLILQFSSDEKTFPPGKSESRSRTAAPGAEQKANPASETGKATPQTLFDEVEQSALEVPNYVELPRRPANEEPARSLASPQRKWRSLNDFIVGSCNRVAHATAISIIESPGQEANPLVLYGPCGTGKTHLLESIYVGLRKRRPMARLTYITAEEFLNRFVQMLKTNKQANFRRTFRECDALFLDDLSFLAGKRGSQEEFLHTFDVLQSEGRQVVVTLDTHPRLCDDLIEELVDRLLGGAIASLMPPDTETRFQILRAKTHLTNPPIPDSVLQFLAGKLRGNVRELEGAIHSIRHFSKVTAQPVTLELAQEALGDLIRHAMRVVNIGDVEGAVCEALRLPSGILRSKQRTWMVSHPRMIAIYLSRKHTTATYGEISAYFGNKTHSTAVAAEKKVKSWLAQNEPMKLGERDWMVKDLIDRIERTLQR; from the coding sequence ATGCTCGCCCCCGTACCGGCGTCCCCGGTGTCGGAAACGCTATCGGCTGCGCTGATCCGAAGAATCGGCGAAGATCGCTACAACTTCTGGTTCACCGGTCATACGCGAATCGAACGGGAAGCGGGCGTGCTCAAAATCGCCTGCCGAAATCCCCACTCGCAGGAGTGGCTGCGCAGCCAGTTTTCCGAAGCGATCCAGGAAGCGGCTCAGGACGCTTTCGGTGAACCGTTAATTCTTCAGTTCAGCAGCGACGAAAAGACCTTTCCGCCGGGCAAATCCGAAAGCCGCAGCCGGACGGCCGCGCCGGGGGCCGAACAAAAAGCGAATCCCGCTTCGGAAACCGGTAAAGCCACTCCGCAGACGCTCTTCGATGAGGTCGAGCAGTCCGCCCTGGAAGTTCCCAATTACGTCGAGCTGCCGCGCCGGCCCGCCAACGAAGAACCGGCTCGCTCTCTGGCTTCGCCGCAGCGAAAGTGGCGCTCGCTCAACGATTTCATCGTCGGCTCCTGCAATCGCGTGGCTCATGCGACGGCGATCAGCATCATCGAATCCCCGGGGCAGGAAGCCAATCCTCTGGTGCTGTACGGCCCTTGCGGTACCGGGAAGACGCACCTGTTGGAATCGATCTACGTCGGCCTCCGGAAGCGTCGGCCGATGGCCCGGCTCACCTACATCACGGCCGAGGAGTTTTTGAATCGCTTCGTGCAGATGCTGAAGACCAATAAGCAGGCGAACTTCCGCAGAACCTTCCGCGAATGCGATGCGCTGTTCCTCGATGATCTGTCCTTCCTGGCCGGTAAGCGCGGTTCGCAGGAAGAATTCCTGCATACCTTCGATGTGCTGCAGTCGGAAGGGCGACAGGTCGTCGTGACCCTCGACACTCACCCGCGCCTCTGCGATGATCTGATTGAAGAATTAGTGGATCGCCTGCTCGGGGGTGCCATCGCCAGTCTGATGCCGCCCGATACGGAAACCCGCTTTCAGATTTTGCGCGCCAAGACGCATCTGACCAATCCGCCGATTCCCGATTCCGTCCTGCAATTTCTGGCCGGCAAACTGCGCGGCAACGTGCGGGAACTGGAAGGGGCCATTCATAGCATCCGGCATTTCAGCAAGGTGACCGCTCAACCGGTGACGTTGGAACTGGCTCAGGAAGCTCTGGGCGATCTGATTCGACACGCGATGCGAGTGGTGAATATCGGCGATGTGGAAGGGGCCGTATGCGAAGCCCTTCGGCTGCCCAGCGGCATTTTGCGCTCCAAGCAGCGGACCTGGATGGTCAGCCATCCTCGTATGATTGCGATTTATCTCAGCCGCAAGCACACGACGGCGACTTACGGTGAGATCAGCGCTTACTTCGGGAACAAGACCCACAGCACGGCCGTGGCTGCGGAGAAAAAAGTGAAAAGCTGGCTCGCCCAGAACGAACCGATGAAGCTGGGCGAGCGGGATTGGATGGTCAAAGATCTCATCGATCGGATCGAACGCACCTTGCAACGATAA
- a CDS encoding AlbA family DNA-binding domain-containing protein, with protein sequence MPNRPSAAQNFFNEIKAHEGFEDPASFLKSLVNSRPPTEETEYREFKGANDLTPGPNSPTELREGRINEFFCEALSGFANTSGGVFVWGIDARKPQGSLIEQACGFNLVQNPEVFKARLKQFLLNAVDPPVPGVEIEAFPDSTQGGKGFVVCYIPESEYKPHRANIGKRWVMRVGDNFVDIPPAVLRSLFFPNRNAYAVLKIKSTPQEYGLGVLRRGSFLRLNLQLFNKGPATLQNGIVTVAIGTLQPSGWHPMQSGHHRCALLLIHPGHTEDLPMMEIDLNSCSQLMIEARQGKLVLIFHVFAYDLPPFKFKVEIEEEETRGESNKVVLPQPLEMEF encoded by the coding sequence ATGCCCAACCGTCCATCAGCCGCACAAAATTTTTTCAATGAAATTAAGGCTCACGAGGGCTTTGAAGACCCAGCTTCCTTTTTAAAAAGCTTGGTAAACAGTCGGCCTCCAACTGAAGAGACCGAATACCGCGAATTCAAAGGCGCTAACGATTTGACTCCTGGTCCCAATTCACCAACTGAATTAAGAGAAGGACGGATTAACGAATTTTTTTGTGAAGCACTGTCGGGATTCGCTAATACGAGCGGTGGCGTTTTCGTTTGGGGTATAGATGCCCGCAAGCCGCAAGGAAGCTTGATCGAACAGGCATGCGGATTCAATTTGGTACAAAATCCCGAAGTTTTTAAAGCGAGATTGAAACAATTCTTATTGAATGCTGTTGATCCGCCTGTTCCTGGAGTGGAAATAGAAGCGTTCCCTGATTCAACTCAAGGTGGCAAGGGTTTTGTAGTCTGTTACATACCTGAGAGTGAGTACAAACCCCATCGAGCAAATATTGGGAAGCGATGGGTAATGCGTGTTGGAGATAATTTCGTCGACATCCCGCCTGCAGTATTACGTAGCTTGTTTTTCCCGAACCGGAATGCATACGCTGTACTAAAGATCAAAAGCACGCCACAAGAGTACGGACTGGGAGTGCTCAGGCGAGGCTCTTTTTTGCGTCTGAATCTCCAATTATTCAATAAAGGCCCAGCAACATTACAAAATGGGATAGTAACAGTCGCAATTGGCACACTACAACCTTCTGGATGGCACCCGATGCAATCTGGGCATCATCGATGTGCTTTACTTCTCATTCATCCAGGTCATACAGAAGATCTTCCAATGATGGAAATAGATCTTAATTCTTGTAGTCAATTAATGATCGAAGCGAGGCAAGGTAAGCTTGTGCTGATTTTTCACGTTTTTGCCTACGATTTGCCACCGTTTAAATTTAAAGTCGAAATTGAGGAGGAGGAAACTAGAGGCGAATCGAATAAGGTCGTGTTGCCACAACCGCTGGAGATGGAATTCTAA
- a CDS encoding metallophosphoesterase, whose amino-acid sequence MLDILMFLLAWLGHACFMMVLLNMAYSMPWDRNFRKVFRLLMGLWIFLGPLYYYYLFGQINPLNTHARGTVLILAHALYMGISFTFAIVALPLITIVRLRRKPPKNLLRETTEVLDVEQVLGHKPVGDGKYHFLADLPFNMLFKVDFTTLRIGIPNLPAEWEGLTILHLSDMHFIGTPGKEYFDAIVEKCLEYGPHDLVVISGDIIDTNKHIAWIEPILGRLKGTHGTYAILGNHDWWQDSDAVRSKLRELNITVLGNNWETVKIKGQPMTIIGNEQPWFHPGPDLFAAPSGVFKLLISHTPDYVYWAASKGVQLMLSGHNHGGQLRLPIFGSIFVPSWYSRRFDMGTFAVKGTMLHVNRGMGSKEPLRFLCNPQVSRILLERI is encoded by the coding sequence TTGCTCGATATTTTAATGTTTCTTCTGGCCTGGCTCGGCCACGCCTGCTTCATGATGGTCCTGCTGAACATGGCCTATTCGATGCCCTGGGACCGCAATTTCCGGAAAGTATTTCGACTGTTGATGGGCCTTTGGATTTTTCTGGGGCCACTCTATTACTACTACCTCTTCGGACAGATTAATCCACTGAACACGCACGCCCGCGGCACGGTGCTGATCCTGGCGCATGCTTTGTACATGGGTATCTCTTTTACCTTCGCCATCGTCGCTTTGCCTTTGATCACGATCGTCCGGCTGCGACGTAAACCGCCCAAAAATCTGCTCCGCGAAACCACCGAAGTGCTGGATGTGGAACAGGTGCTCGGCCACAAACCCGTGGGAGATGGCAAATATCACTTCCTGGCGGACCTGCCATTCAACATGCTGTTCAAGGTCGACTTCACCACCTTGAGAATCGGTATCCCGAATCTGCCGGCCGAGTGGGAAGGGCTGACCATCCTGCATCTGAGCGATATGCACTTCATCGGCACGCCGGGCAAGGAGTACTTCGATGCGATTGTGGAAAAGTGCCTGGAATATGGACCCCACGATCTGGTGGTGATCAGCGGCGACATCATTGACACCAACAAGCATATCGCCTGGATCGAACCGATTCTCGGCCGGCTCAAAGGCACACACGGCACCTACGCCATTCTCGGAAATCACGACTGGTGGCAGGATTCGGATGCCGTGCGGTCGAAGTTGCGCGAACTGAACATCACCGTGCTGGGAAACAACTGGGAAACCGTGAAAATCAAGGGTCAGCCGATGACGATCATCGGCAACGAACAACCCTGGTTTCATCCCGGGCCCGACCTGTTCGCGGCCCCCAGCGGCGTATTCAAATTGCTGATCAGCCACACTCCCGATTACGTCTATTGGGCGGCATCGAAGGGCGTGCAGCTCATGCTCTCGGGGCACAATCACGGCGGGCAGCTTCGTCTGCCGATCTTTGGATCGATTTTCGTGCCGAGCTGGTACAGCCGGCGATTCGATATGGGGACATTTGCCGTCAAAGGCACGATGCTACACGTCAATCGCGGCATGGGTTCCAAGGAACCGTTGCGGTTTTTGTGCAATCCCCAGGTCTCGCGCATCCTCCTGGAACGGATCTAA
- a CDS encoding methylated-DNA--[protein]-cysteine S-methyltransferase, producing MLRLTLHRYATPIGCLLLATDGTKLFAVDFGDDIGKIQKMIQRYHGKAEVVESKDSCPWNEELRSYFNGDLTALDAIPIAWAGTDFQQKAWQHLRTIPVGKTESYGQMAKALGVPKASRAVGRANGSNPVGLVVPCHRVIGANGSLTGYGFGVDRKRWLLKHEGVEVK from the coding sequence ATGCTGCGACTGACCCTGCACCGCTATGCCACGCCCATCGGATGCCTGCTTTTGGCCACCGACGGCACCAAACTTTTCGCTGTCGATTTTGGAGATGACATCGGGAAGATTCAAAAAATGATTCAGCGCTACCACGGGAAAGCGGAAGTGGTGGAATCGAAAGACTCCTGCCCCTGGAACGAAGAACTACGCTCCTATTTCAACGGCGACCTGACAGCACTCGACGCCATTCCCATCGCCTGGGCCGGAACCGATTTTCAGCAGAAAGCGTGGCAGCACCTGCGGACCATTCCAGTAGGAAAAACGGAAAGTTACGGGCAGATGGCCAAAGCTCTGGGAGTTCCCAAAGCCAGCCGGGCGGTAGGACGGGCCAACGGTAGCAATCCGGTTGGACTGGTCGTGCCCTGCCATCGCGTCATCGGGGCCAACGGCTCATTGACCGGGTATGGCTTCGGCGTCGACCGCAAACGCTGGCTGTTGAAACACGAAGGGGTGGAAGTGAAGTAG
- a CDS encoding UbiA-like polyprenyltransferase codes for MQYFRRFLELIRFSHTLFALPFALMSATLAWNLEAGFRGLDLLGILLCMIFARSAAMAFNRLVDRKIDATNPRTAKRHLPAGLLSVPAVTLFTLFCAAAFVASTTLFYYREPSNPWPLYLSGPVLIFICFYSLTKRFTALAHFWLGASLMLAPISAWIAIAGLKQLQLPLWIGLAVLFWSTGFDILYACQDVDYDRKAKLHSIPAKLGVRNSLRLAALLHALMLPFLVILYFQVPVLGTVWLLAVMAVAVLLMVEHRLVRPEDLSRVNAAFFQVNVVISMGLLLVVLWEVLVT; via the coding sequence ATGCAATACTTTCGCCGATTTCTGGAACTGATCCGCTTCAGTCACACCCTCTTCGCGCTCCCCTTCGCGCTGATGAGTGCGACACTCGCCTGGAACCTGGAAGCCGGCTTCCGCGGGCTCGATCTGCTGGGCATTCTGCTCTGTATGATTTTCGCGCGCTCGGCCGCCATGGCCTTCAATCGCCTCGTCGATCGAAAAATCGATGCGACTAACCCCCGTACCGCGAAACGCCACCTGCCCGCCGGGCTGCTTTCGGTACCGGCAGTCACACTCTTCACTCTCTTTTGCGCGGCGGCCTTCGTCGCTTCAACCACCCTTTTCTACTATCGCGAACCTTCCAACCCCTGGCCGTTGTATCTCTCCGGGCCGGTGTTGATCTTCATCTGCTTCTACTCCCTGACCAAGCGTTTCACCGCTCTGGCCCACTTCTGGCTGGGCGCTTCCCTGATGCTGGCCCCGATCTCCGCCTGGATCGCCATCGCCGGTTTGAAACAGTTGCAACTCCCCCTTTGGATCGGCCTAGCCGTGCTGTTCTGGTCTACCGGTTTCGATATCCTGTACGCCTGCCAGGATGTCGATTATGACCGCAAAGCCAAGCTCCACAGCATTCCGGCTAAACTGGGCGTGCGCAACAGCCTGCGACTGGCCGCGCTACTGCACGCCTTGATGCTACCGTTTCTGGTCATTCTTTATTTTCAGGTTCCCGTATTGGGAACGGTCTGGCTGCTAGCCGTGATGGCGGTGGCGGTTTTGTTGATGGTCGAACATCGACTGGTTCGACCGGAAGATTTGAGCCGGGTGAACGCGGCTTTTTTCCAGGTGAATGTGGTGATCAGTATGGGATTATTATTGGTGGTGCTTTGGGAAGTGCTGGTGACGTGA
- a CDS encoding GNAT family N-acetyltransferase, with product MGQLLCRTAGVSEVESALKLLRDPRLSEKQNLFQWSHRVRLFQIGTIELDHILVCLEADEIVGTLLVQDDSKASAVIWPPGTITSNRRSEIEENLFLALKVRARQKGWTNILAFPDSRDLPLLDSLRQGGFENITQVQELLRSDTVSEEGKVPPLEWVDYRYCDRALFERIFTATFEGSLDCPELNEVRTAAEILEGYRQSAPDLRRWWLIRNQGQEIGIVLLSDAREEGWEIAYLGVLPGCRKRGLGSQLLHEILQKCSLFGIRSLHVRVDVRNLPALRLYEKNRFRLQRSHQVCLIRRF from the coding sequence ATGGGTCAATTACTCTGCCGCACGGCCGGGGTTTCTGAGGTCGAATCGGCCCTGAAGCTTCTCCGGGATCCCCGTCTGAGCGAGAAACAGAATCTGTTTCAATGGTCGCATCGCGTGCGGCTGTTTCAGATCGGGACGATCGAACTGGATCACATTCTCGTCTGCCTGGAGGCGGACGAGATCGTCGGCACACTCCTGGTGCAGGACGATTCCAAAGCTTCCGCGGTGATCTGGCCGCCCGGCACGATCACATCCAATCGCCGCTCGGAAATCGAAGAAAATCTGTTCCTCGCGCTGAAGGTGCGAGCCCGGCAGAAGGGCTGGACCAACATCCTGGCCTTCCCCGATTCCCGGGATCTTCCCCTGCTCGATTCTCTGAGGCAGGGCGGCTTCGAAAACATCACCCAGGTGCAAGAGCTATTGCGATCGGATACCGTGTCCGAAGAGGGAAAAGTTCCGCCGCTGGAGTGGGTCGATTATCGCTATTGCGACCGCGCGCTTTTCGAACGAATTTTCACCGCCACATTCGAAGGTTCGCTCGATTGTCCCGAGCTCAACGAGGTTCGGACGGCCGCCGAAATTTTGGAAGGTTACCGGCAGAGCGCGCCGGACCTGCGCCGGTGGTGGTTGATCCGGAATCAGGGACAGGAAATCGGCATCGTGCTGCTCTCGGATGCTCGGGAAGAGGGCTGGGAGATTGCCTACCTGGGAGTACTGCCGGGCTGCCGGAAACGGGGGCTCGGAAGCCAGCTTCTTCACGAAATCCTCCAGAAATGTTCGCTATTCGGCATTAGAAGCCTGCACGTCCGCGTCGATGTGCGCAACTTGCCCGCCTTACGTTTGTATGAGAAAAATCGGTTCCGATTGCAGCGGTCCCATCAAGTTTGCCTGATACGACGCTTTTGA
- a CDS encoding metallophosphoesterase family protein: MRILLVSDIHGNWQALQAVQDEFDICLFLGDLVDYGPEPSPCIEWVRKNASYGVRGNHDHGAAQRINTMGNVGFRYLTSVTRPMTIENLTEDERGYLSSLPLTQFLTLDGKRFMLCHASPWDPMDEYAPPDLNFWAPRLEGLNVDYVCVGHTHIPYTLKVGGTTVINPGSIGLPRDGDPRCAYAMIIDHDIQLKRVDYAAHLTMQTVHDGPLPPMAKNMLEEVYTTGKLKMR, translated from the coding sequence ATGCGAATTCTTCTGGTCTCCGATATTCACGGCAACTGGCAGGCGCTGCAAGCGGTGCAGGACGAGTTCGATATTTGCCTGTTCCTGGGCGACCTGGTCGACTATGGTCCCGAGCCCTCCCCCTGCATCGAATGGGTGCGCAAGAACGCCTCCTATGGTGTGCGCGGCAATCACGACCACGGGGCCGCGCAGCGCATCAACACCATGGGTAACGTCGGCTTTCGCTACCTGACAAGTGTGACCCGGCCGATGACCATCGAGAATCTCACCGAAGACGAACGGGGCTATCTGTCGAGTTTGCCCTTAACCCAGTTTCTTACACTCGATGGCAAACGCTTCATGCTCTGTCACGCTTCGCCATGGGACCCGATGGATGAATACGCGCCGCCCGATCTCAATTTCTGGGCGCCGAGATTGGAAGGTCTGAACGTCGATTATGTCTGCGTCGGACATACGCACATACCCTACACCTTGAAAGTCGGCGGGACGACCGTCATCAACCCCGGCAGCATCGGACTGCCGCGCGACGGGGATCCCCGCTGTGCCTATGCGATGATTATCGATCACGACATTCAGTTGAAGCGGGTCGACTACGCCGCGCATCTGACCATGCAGACCGTGCACGACGGCCCCTTGCCCCCGATGGCCAAGAACATGCTCGAAGAAGTTTACACGACCGGTAAATTGAAGATGCGTTAA
- a CDS encoding Rossmann-fold NAD(P)-binding domain-containing protein, translated as MMNEFLYSLIGMAIVLLAGRLGIPLPGLPKTNPNPVPDLQDTIRSVLVEVLRAIAQPKQEDEVRKHLTAIVEKFGN; from the coding sequence ATGATGAATGAGTTTCTGTACAGTTTGATCGGGATGGCCATTGTTCTCTTGGCCGGTCGACTCGGGATCCCTTTGCCGGGTTTGCCCAAAACGAATCCGAACCCGGTTCCCGATCTCCAGGATACGATTCGCTCCGTTTTGGTGGAAGTTCTCCGGGCGATCGCTCAGCCGAAGCAGGAAGATGAGGTGCGAAAGCACCTGACGGCGATCGTCGAGAAGTTCGGAAATTGA
- a CDS encoding Panacea domain-containing protein, whose translation MTTVFDVAHYVLQQKGPMSHMKLQKLVYYCQAWSLVWEEKPIFEDRIEAWANGPVVPALFAQLKGKFIIQIEDLPASKQLQDKQKEVVNKVIDFYGIHDSQWLSDLTHMEKPWQDARKGIAVGARANSEITHASMAEYYCGL comes from the coding sequence ATGACAACTGTGTTCGATGTGGCCCATTATGTTCTTCAGCAGAAGGGCCCGATGAGCCATATGAAACTTCAAAAGCTGGTCTACTACTGTCAAGCCTGGTCACTGGTTTGGGAAGAGAAACCGATTTTTGAAGATCGAATTGAAGCCTGGGCGAATGGCCCGGTGGTGCCCGCATTGTTCGCTCAACTGAAGGGAAAATTTATCATTCAAATCGAAGATTTACCTGCTTCCAAGCAACTTCAGGATAAGCAAAAGGAAGTCGTCAATAAAGTGATTGATTTTTATGGAATCCACGATTCTCAGTGGCTTTCGGACTTAACCCACATGGAAAAGCCGTGGCAGGATGCCCGGAAGGGAATCGCCGTGGGAGCTCGAGCGAATAGCGAAATCACCCATGCCAGCATGGCAGAGTATTACTGTGGACTGTAA